From the genome of Dryobates pubescens isolate bDryPub1 chromosome 5, bDryPub1.pri, whole genome shotgun sequence, one region includes:
- the ACP2 gene encoding lysosomal acid phosphatase has protein sequence MAADLARCGWGGAVLLLLALCLQPPPTQSRSLRFVTLVYRHGDRSPIKAYPRDPYQESSWPQGFGQLTQVGMRQQWELGQVLRQRYRDFLSAMYRRQEIFIRSTDCDRTLMSAEANLAGLYPPEGQQIFNPNISWQPIPVHTVPESEERLLKFPLSPCPRYEQLQKETRHSAEYINKTKENWQFLHMVANETGIRDVSLESVWSVYDTLFCEQAHKMDLPAWVTPDVMAQLKQLKDFGFEFLFGIHNRVEKARLQGGVLLDHIRKNLTKAANVSAHQNLKLLVYSAHDTTLVALQMALDVYNKIQPPYASCHLFELYQEDDGNFSVEMFFRNESGKEPFPLTIPGCQHKCPLQRFLDLTDTVVPQDWEQECHVASSIHDTEVFVGLAVCGSILLLLIILLLTVLFRIQSQPPGYRHVSNEGEEQP, from the exons ATGGCGGCCGATCTGGCGAGGTGCGGCTGGGGAGGCGCCGTTCTGCTTCTCCTGGCACTCTGCCTGCAGCCGCCGCCCACCCAGTCCCGCAGCCTCCGTTTTGTAACGCTg GTGTACCGGCACGGAGACCGCTCGCCCATCAAGGCCTACCCGCGGGACCCCTATCAAGAAAGTTCCTGGCCCCAGGGTTTCGGGCAGCTCACGCAG GTGGGGATGcggcagcagtgggagctgggcCAGGTCCTGCGGCAGCGCTACCGTGACTTCCTCAGTGCCATGTACCGACGGCAGGAG ATCTTCATCCGCAGCACAGACTGTGATCGGACACTGATGAGTGCAGAGGCCAATCTGGCAGGCCTGTATCCCCCAGAGGGACAACAGATTTTCAACCCTAACATCTCCTGGCAGCCTATCCCCGTgcacacagtgcctgagtctgAGGAAAGG CTACTGAAGTTTCCTTTGTCCCCCTGTCCACGCTATGAACAGCTACAGAAAGAAACACGGCACTCAGCAGAATACATAAATAAGACGAAAGAGAACTGG CAATTTCTGCATATGGTGGCAAATGAGACTGGGATCCGGGATGTCTCTCTTGAGTCTGTTTGGAGCGTGTATGACACCTTGTTCTGTGAG CAAGCACACAAAATGGATTTGCCTGCATGGGTGACACCAGATGTCATGGCTCAGTTGAAGCAACTAAAAGACTTTGGGTTTGAATTTCTATTTGGGATCCACAATCGGGTAGAAAAAGCTCGTCTGCAAGGCG GGGTCCTGCTGGATCACATAAGGAAAAACCTAACGAAAGCAGCGAATGTTTCTGCCCACCAGAACCTGAAACTACTTGTCTATTCAGCA cATGACACCACACTTGTGGCACTGCAGATGGCTCTAGATGTCTACAACAAGATTCAACCACCATACGCCTCATGTCATTTATTTGAGCTGTACCAAGAGGATGATGG taacTTCTCTGTGGAGATGTTTTTTCGGAATGAGAGTGGGAAGGAACCTTTCCCACTGACAATCCCTGGCTGTCAACATAAATGTCCACTGCAAAGATTCTTGGATCTTACAGATACTGTTGTTCCCCAGGACTGGGAGCAAGAATGCCACGTAGCAAGCAGCATACATGACACAg AAGTATTTGTGGGTCTGGCTGTGTGTGGATCCATTCTCCTTCTCCTTATAATCCTCCTTTTGACTGTGCTCTTTCGCATACAATCTCAGCCTCCTGGGTACCGGCACGTTTCCAATGAGGGAGAAGAACAGCCCTGA
- the DDB2 gene encoding DNA damage-binding protein 2 isoform X2, which yields MAPVNQPKDKKHEKTLEHWTEEAKSSGKRKLDYEELGNEPQAKRLFVRKTSKPPEKTGWSGGRSMVKNNRVLFHQLGRQCSIVHYLYQNMLGGSIRAQLRQCLQLPFLRSLASYRLFRTASPFDRRVTCLEWHPTHPSTVAVGSKGGDIILWDYEVLTKTCFIKGMGAGGAITGMKFNPFNPSQLYTSSVAGTTTLQDFNGNTVRVFTSTEDWDCWYCSVDVSANCRAVVTGDNVGNVVLLSTSGEEIWKLKLHRKKVTHVEFNSRCEWLLATASVDQTVKIWDLRNIKNKTNFLHLLPHDKPVNAAYFSPTDGAKLLSTDQRNEIRVYSSSDWTKPQHLIPHPHRQFQHLTPIKATWHPRYDLIVAGRYPDPKFPGYTVNELRTVDVFDGNTGEMVCQLHDPNASGIISLNKFNPMGDTLASGMGFNILIWSREEMVAKKQEHLLKAMTEQGIGSWSLSRHRGQRQANPGTSKLKANLLSWELEETRTKSNDSKSQGKKRKGKDLEN from the exons ATGGCTCCAGTGAACCAGCCAAAGGATAAAAAGCATGAGAAGACGCTTGAGCACTGGACGGAAGAAGCAAAATCATCTGGGAAGAGGAAACTGGACTATGAGGAGCTAGGGAATGAGCCACAAGCAAAAAGATTGTTTGTGAGAAAAACATCCAAACCCCCAGAGAAAACGG GTTGGAGTGGAGGTAGGTCCATGGTGAAAAACAACAGAGTCCTTTTCCATCAGCTGGGGCGGCAGTGCAGCATTGTTCATTATCTCTACCAGAACATGCTGGGAGGTTCCATtcgggcacagctcaggcag TGTCTGCAGCTGCCCTTTCTGCGCTCTCTAGCCTCGTACCGCCTGTTTCGAACAGCAAGTCCCTTTGACAGGAGAGTGACATGTCTGGAATGGCATCCAACACACCCCAGTACTGTAGCAGTTGGTTCCAAAGGTGGAGACATCATCCTGTGGGATTATGAAGTACTTACTAAAACCTGCTTCATAAAAGGG ATGGGAGCTGGAGGGGCCATCACAGGAATGAAGTTTAACCCTTTTAACCCTAGTCAGCTGTACACTTCGTCAGTTGCCGGCACTACCACTCTTCAGGATTTTAATGGCAATACTGTCCGGGTCTTCACCAGCACCGAGGACTGGGA TTGCTGGTACTGCAGTGTTGATGTTTCTGCAAACTGCCGTGCGGTGGTGACAGGAGATAATGTGGGCAACGTGGTCCTGCTCAGCACTTCTGGTGAAGAG ATATGGAAGCTGAAATTGCACAGGAAGAAAGTGACTCATGTGGAGTTTAACTCCCGGTGTGAGTGGCTGTTGGCCACTGCATCTGTGGATCAGACGGTCAAAATCTGGGACCTCagaaacattaaaaacaaaacaaattttcTTCATCTGCTTCCTCATGACAAACCTGTCAATGCAG CTTACTTCAGCCCAACAGATGGTGCCAAACTCCTGAGCACAGACCAGCGCAATGAAATTAGGGTTTACTCATCTTCAGATTGGACCAAGCCACAGCATCTGATCCCACATCCACATCGGCAGTTTCAGCACCTCACACCTATTAAG GCAACATGGCATCCTCGCTATGACCTCATTGTAGCAGGTCGCTACCCAGACCCCAAGTTCCCAGGCTACACGGTGAATGAGCTGCGAACTGTGGATGTGTTTGATGGAAACACCGGGGAGATGGTTTGCCAGCTCCATGATCCAAACGCTTCTGGTATCATCTCG CTCAACAAATTTAACCCCATGGGAGACACGCTGGCTTCTGGCATGG GTTTTAATATTCTGATCTGGAGCCGGGAGGAGATGGTGGCCAAGAAACAAGAACATCTTTTGAAAGCCATGACAGAACAGGGGATTGGAAGCTGGAGTTTGTCCAGACACAGAGGGCAAAGGCAAGCAAACCCTGGGACAAGCAAACTCAAAGCTAACCTACTGTcttgggagctggaggagacaAGAACAAAAAGCAACGATTCTAAATCACAGGGAAAGAAGCGAAAAGGGAAGGATCTAGAGAACTGA
- the DDB2 gene encoding DNA damage-binding protein 2 isoform X1 → MVKNNRVLFHQLGRQCSIVHYLYQNMLGGSIRAQLRQCLQLPFLRSLASYRLFRTASPFDRRVTCLEWHPTHPSTVAVGSKGGDIILWDYEVLTKTCFIKGKGPGDSLGDIKFSPYEAVKLYVASGDGTLSLQDLEGRAVQVISRVLDCGHEYHNVCCWYCSVDVSANCRAVVTGDNVGNVVLLSTSGEEIWKLKLHRKKVTHVEFNSRCEWLLATASVDQTVKIWDLRNIKNKTNFLHLLPHDKPVNAAYFSPTDGAKLLSTDQRNEIRVYSSSDWTKPQHLIPHPHRQFQHLTPIKATWHPRYDLIVAGRYPDPKFPGYTVNELRTVDVFDGNTGEMVCQLHDPNASGIISLNKFNPMGDTLASGMGFNILIWSREEMVAKKQEHLLKAMTEQGIGSWSLSRHRGQRQANPGTSKLKANLLSWELEETRTKSNDSKSQGKKRKGKDLEN, encoded by the exons ATGGTGAAAAACAACAGAGTCCTTTTCCATCAGCTGGGGCGGCAGTGCAGCATTGTTCATTATCTCTACCAGAACATGCTGGGAGGTTCCATtcgggcacagctcaggcag TGTCTGCAGCTGCCCTTTCTGCGCTCTCTAGCCTCGTACCGCCTGTTTCGAACAGCAAGTCCCTTTGACAGGAGAGTGACATGTCTGGAATGGCATCCAACACACCCCAGTACTGTAGCAGTTGGTTCCAAAGGTGGAGACATCATCCTGTGGGATTATGAAGTACTTACTAAAACCTGCTTCATAAAAGGG AAAGGGCCAGGAGATTCTCTCGGAGACATCAAGTTCAGTCCCTATGAGGCTGTGAAGCTTTATGTGGCATCAGGGGATGGCACCCTAAGTCTGCAGGACCTtgagggcagagcagtgcaggtcATCTCCCGTGTCTTGGACTGTGGCCATGAGTACCATAATGTTTG TTGCTGGTACTGCAGTGTTGATGTTTCTGCAAACTGCCGTGCGGTGGTGACAGGAGATAATGTGGGCAACGTGGTCCTGCTCAGCACTTCTGGTGAAGAG ATATGGAAGCTGAAATTGCACAGGAAGAAAGTGACTCATGTGGAGTTTAACTCCCGGTGTGAGTGGCTGTTGGCCACTGCATCTGTGGATCAGACGGTCAAAATCTGGGACCTCagaaacattaaaaacaaaacaaattttcTTCATCTGCTTCCTCATGACAAACCTGTCAATGCAG CTTACTTCAGCCCAACAGATGGTGCCAAACTCCTGAGCACAGACCAGCGCAATGAAATTAGGGTTTACTCATCTTCAGATTGGACCAAGCCACAGCATCTGATCCCACATCCACATCGGCAGTTTCAGCACCTCACACCTATTAAG GCAACATGGCATCCTCGCTATGACCTCATTGTAGCAGGTCGCTACCCAGACCCCAAGTTCCCAGGCTACACGGTGAATGAGCTGCGAACTGTGGATGTGTTTGATGGAAACACCGGGGAGATGGTTTGCCAGCTCCATGATCCAAACGCTTCTGGTATCATCTCG CTCAACAAATTTAACCCCATGGGAGACACGCTGGCTTCTGGCATGG GTTTTAATATTCTGATCTGGAGCCGGGAGGAGATGGTGGCCAAGAAACAAGAACATCTTTTGAAAGCCATGACAGAACAGGGGATTGGAAGCTGGAGTTTGTCCAGACACAGAGGGCAAAGGCAAGCAAACCCTGGGACAAGCAAACTCAAAGCTAACCTACTGTcttgggagctggaggagacaAGAACAAAAAGCAACGATTCTAAATCACAGGGAAAGAAGCGAAAAGGGAAGGATCTAGAGAACTGA